ACCAGGACTCGCTGATCACCGACGCGCCCATGACCCACTTCTACGGCCAGAAGGCCGGGACCGACACCTACCACCACGACCGGCTCCGCCCCTCGGCGCTGCATCTGCACGAGCGCCCGCGCCCCTAACGGTTTTACCCAGATACGGGAAAGGAGGTCTGCCGCGGGCGGGGCACCTGAACGATGATGACCGCATGGCCATGACGAACAACTTCGGCATCGCCCTGCGAGGCTGGCGGGAGCGCCTTTCGCCCTTAGCGGGCGGGCTGGAATCCGACGCCGACCGGCGCATCCCCGGTCTGCGCCGCGAGGAACTGGCCCGCCTGGCCGGTCTGTCGGTCGACTACGTGGTGCGGCTCGAACAGGGCCGCGCCCGCAACCCCTCCGCCCAGGTCGTCACAGCCCTGGCCAGAGCCCTACGCCTGGACACCTCCGAGCGTGACCACCTGTTCCGCTGCGCCCACCTCGCGCCGCCCTCCAACGGCGACGTACCCCTGCACGTGCCGCCGAGCGTCCACCGGCTCGTCCGCCAACTGGGCGACGCGCCAGTCGCGGTCTACGCCGCCGACTGGACGCTGGTCAGCTGGAACCGGAAGTGGACCGCCACCATCGGTGACCCCGGTACCTACGGCTGGGACCAGGGCAATCTCGTCGCGGGGATGTTCCGCTCCAGCGGCGGTCACCGGGTCGATTCCATTGCCGCCTGGCCGGTACGGTCCTGGGCGGGCGACGAGGAAGAGGAGGAGTCCCTCGTCGCCGATCTGCGGGTCACGGCAGCGGCCTACCCCGACGACGCCCGCCTCACCTCGCTCGTCGACCGGCTGCTGCACACCAGCCCCCGCTTCGCCCACCTGTGGTCCAACGGCACCGCCGGCCTCCACACCGGCGACCGCAAGACCATCGAACACCCCCTGGTCGGCGACGTGACCCTCGACCTCGACGTCCTCATGGTCCCCGGCTCCGATCTCCGTATCGTCGCCTACACGGCCGTCGCCGGAACCGACGACGCCGAAAAGCTGGACGCTCTACGCGCGGACTCGTACCAGTAGTTCGTTGAACGATGAAGAGGTCATGCTGCAGGCCATCCGCATCACACTGCGTCTGCGGGCCCAGCGCATCGGGCAACTCGCCGAGCAGATCCAGGATTTGGAGGGCCGACTGGCCCGACTCGCGGAACGCCACGCCCCCCAGCTGCTCACCGTGGTGGGCATCGGTCCGAACACGGCCGTCACTTTGCTGATCACGGTGGGGGACAACCCGGAACGCCTGGGCAATGAGGCTTCCTTCGCGGCACGGTGCGGGGTCAGCCCGGTCGAGCGTTCCTCGGGCAGTCGGCAGTTCCGTCGCCTCAACCGTGGCAGCGACCGGCAGGCCAGCGCCGCCCTGCACCGGATCGTGCAGACTCGCCTGCGCTTCGACCCGCGCACCCAGGACTACTACGAACTCCGCATCAAGGAGGGCAAGACCCGACGCGAAATCGGCCCACACAGTCATAACCCCCGTCAATAGGGGCAGTCGTGACAGATGAGAGGGTCTGACGCGTGAGTGAGACACCGTCGAACACCCTGCAATACCGCTTTGACGGGCCAGAAGTGGCTCCCGTCCTGATCTTGGGACCCTCACCGGGTACCACATGGCACAGGTAGTGCCCGCGCGTCACCGCTGGCCGCGCCCGGCCCGGTCCCGAGTGTGGCAGGGAGGGAAGTCTTAGGGCCTGTCCGACGGGTCAGCCACGCGGCCCGCCGGACACCCCCCCCAGAGGCGGTCAACCAGCTGAGGCTC
The genomic region above belongs to Streptomyces sp. CG1 and contains:
- a CDS encoding transposase is translated as MNDEEVMLQAIRITLRLRAQRIGQLAEQIQDLEGRLARLAERHAPQLLTVVGIGPNTAVTLLITVGDNPERLGNEASFAARCGVSPVERSSGSRQFRRLNRGSDRQASAALHRIVQTRLRFDPRTQDYYELRIKEGKTRREIGPHSHNPRQ
- a CDS encoding helix-turn-helix transcriptional regulator; the protein is MAMTNNFGIALRGWRERLSPLAGGLESDADRRIPGLRREELARLAGLSVDYVVRLEQGRARNPSAQVVTALARALRLDTSERDHLFRCAHLAPPSNGDVPLHVPPSVHRLVRQLGDAPVAVYAADWTLVSWNRKWTATIGDPGTYGWDQGNLVAGMFRSSGGHRVDSIAAWPVRSWAGDEEEEESLVADLRVTAAAYPDDARLTSLVDRLLHTSPRFAHLWSNGTAGLHTGDRKTIEHPLVGDVTLDLDVLMVPGSDLRIVAYTAVAGTDDAEKLDALRADSYQ